The genomic segment TCAAAAACTGAATATAAAAActgaatataaataaagaaatataaatgcattggttaaccgaaatgtaaaccaatgcattctgaatgggagtgtttctcagatttttccatgctacacagaacgaaatgtaaacccatgcaggctccatggtcataataatttaaatataattaaaggcacccagtgcaactttatgtaaacactcaatgaaaaataaacattcaatttctagtcttttttacacgtagtaagtttcaataactccataccattacatatcgacattcaaggagcaaagatgagacgtcgctgtgtggtgagaactgatagaaaatcgtaaacaacaacaatcgccggtggggagaagccatttttccattgactggaagcctgctttatttattgtaggttacaaaaaataaagaaaatggcggcattgttgttgtcatcgattttctatcagttctcaccacacaacgacgtctcatctttgctgcttgaatgtcagtatgtaatggtatggagttattgaaacttactacgtgtaaaaaagactagaaattgaatgtttatttttaagcctcgaaagttgcactgggtgcctttaatctcctgagtgtgtagggtggtattctatggTTGCTATgctggttgctatcgaccgcaaAATGCTGCAAAGGGTAGTGCGGACAGCTGAGGGGATCAGCGGATAGGAGCTTCCCTCCATCCAGGAAACCTACAAGGCCCGGTGTGTGAGGAAGGCCCTCCGAATCATTGgggaccccagccaccccaaccagAAACTGTTTGAGCTACTGCCGTCAGGGAGGCGGTACCAAAGCCTAAGGGCCAAAACCCAGAGGATGACCGACAGTTTTTTCCCCCCAAGCAGTCAGACTCCTGGAAAAACACACTATCTATGTGGTTGATTGTTTATCtatatggaaaataaaaaaaggaatgaCGCCTGACAGTATAACAAATGACTAAGGAACGATTTTAGCTTCTGTCCTGATTCATGAGTCAACTGCTGTCAGTGGTTTTTGCCTGGTCCGCTTTCTTATGTTTCGATTGGGTTCAAATTGGGTCAAATCGCGCTCCTGCATTTGGATCAATGACCAACAAACACATGAGAATGATGAGACTCAACCGAGAGCTTCGTTGACAGGTGGTCACAGGTTCCAAGTTGTATAATGAAATAATGAAGTAGCTCCACTTGTAGCTCCAGCGTACGGGGAGAACAGCCGACGGTCAGGGGAGGTGCACCTCTCTCGGACAAGAGGCAGGTGTTGATGGAAGCCCAGCTCGCCCTGCCAGTATGGAGCGCAGGTGCTCCACCTATACTGCCTCTGTGTtctccggcgggggggggggggggctgctatgCCTGGAATGCCGGGTGCCAGATTGCGAGATGTGTGCTGGAACGCCAGGAATCTCTGCCCCCTTAGAGCCCTGGTGACCTCAGAGACCAGTGCATTGTTTACAGTGTTGCAATCCTGATGTGTCTGACAAGGTGTCTGTCTTGCATGATGTCTGTCTCACATGATGGCTGTCTCACATGATGTCTGTCTCACATGATGGCTGTCTCACATGATGGCTGTCTCACATGATGGCTGTCTCACATGATGTCTGTCTTACATGCTGCCTGTCTCGCATGATGGCTGTCTCGCATGATGTCTGTCTCACATGATGGCTGTCTCACATGATGTCTGTCTTACATGCTGTCTGTCTCACATGATGGCTGTCTCACATGATGGCTGTCTCACATGATGTCTGTCTCACATGCTGTCTGTCTCACATGATGGCTGTCTCACATGATGGCTGTCTCACATGATGTCTGTCTTACATGCTGTCTGTCTCACATGCACTCTGTCCTACATGGTGTCTGTCCTACATGGTGTCTGTCTCACATGCTGTCTGTCCTAGAAGGTGTCTGTCCTACATTCTGTCTGTCCTACAAGGTGTCTGTCCTACATGGTGTCTCTTTCACATGCTGTCTGTACTACATGGTTTGTGTCTTACATGATGTCTGTCTCACAATGCTGTCGGTCCTACATGGTTTCGGTCTCACATTGCTTGAATGTTTCCACCTGCCGGTGGggtcctcgttgtgtttgtatCACTAACCAGCTGTCTAATGTGTAACTCTGTAAGAACCTGTAGCTCTCCAGGGGGTCGATTTGTCGACAAGTTAATCATAGCGGACAAGCGGTCATTCTTAAAGAAAACACTACAGGACTGTACTCCAAAAGGGTTTTATTTTGGCTAATGGCCTGcggaaagaagagagaaagaatgaatgaaagagACATACATCATACACAGATAAAAAGACAGATGGGGGcaatatagatatacatatgtctttatatagatataaataaatatatatagatatatgtagagagagagagagagagagagagagagagagagagagagagagagagagagagagagagagagagagagagagagagagagagagagagagagagagagatggatagatcaCACAATTGTCACAAAATGTGAATCACTGTATAGTGAATTATTAAAgcactgaagtcatcaaaaTAGGAGTACATTCACTGTGTTCTATAAACAATGTTTACACATATTATGTGTCATCATTTCATACGCTAGAGATTACATTTATGTTTTGCCTTGATAGAGTAatctttaacccatagttgatGTGATTTGTTTTCCAAAAACTTAAATTGAGCATATTTCtttaacatacatacatacatacatacatacatacatacatgcatgcatgcatccatccatccatccatccatccatccatccatccatccatacatccatacatccatccatccatccatacatccatacatccatacatccatacatacatacatacatacatacatacatacatgctcCTACACCCTCCACCAACATGGTTCATATAATCAGACCTACTACACCACCAACATTGTCAATATAATTAGGTCACACTTTCAGCTTTCTATTGTGTGGTAAATACAGAGTTTAATAATTAGCCTCTCTGCTTGGGGTCCAGAACTCAGTCAACCTTTGCCTTGCAGTTCTTGCTAAATATTCCTGACCAACCTTTTGACAATTTTGTTGAAATTTTTTGAAAACTCTGGAGAGTATTGGTGATAATAACTCTTCAATGGCTGCATGTGTTTGCCAAAAATGCAGCTTTCTCATTGACTTTATCTACGGTATTATCTGCTGTAGTTAAATGAGTTTTGCAGAGTTGGCTCCTATTGAAAGCTGTTTTCTTCTACTGTTATGTTATATTGTCTTGCTTCAGCAGATGTACAAAGATGAAAGCCATGGTGGTAATTCAACTTTGAATAGGATGGAATCAACCTGCTCCCAGTGGGACCAGTTTGCTCCCAGTTGGAGTCAGTTGTCACGAGGGGGTCATCGGAGGACCAACCAGGGTGTCGCAGACTCATATGTGTTCTGAGCGCCTGTGTCCTGTCCTCTGATGACCCTTCTGGGAGTGGACCTGTTGCAGTTCACCCAGGAGTGGAAAGCTATACTGTCACAAGACTTGAGTGTTATCTGGTACGGTTCAGGGTTTaccatttaagaaaatacaAAAGAGAAATGCCCAACGGAGGCTGTCTGTCCAGGACGCCCCTGGTTAAGTGTTATCAGAGGTAAGGCAAGGAGATAATTAGAACCCCTCTTCTTGTATGGTACATTCTGCAGCCTGAAGGCCTGGCAGGATCCTTGCGGCATAGCTGCTCAAACCAAACAGTGAGCTGAACAGCTCCAATGGATACAGCTGTTGGAGATTTCCATGCACCTGTGCTACAGTggggaaatgaatgaatgggcgTTCATCCTGACTGCTGCACGGAGGGCCAGCTTTCAGCTCACATAGTCAAATACAAGGTGGTATTGTTGTGCACATGAGGGCTTTGCATGGCCACTCTCCAAATGTGAACAACGAGTTAGTAAAGGTATGCAGGCTATATGGCTGGCTTGAATAATCTTTTAATGTTCAAATACTTTCAGAGCAAAAACATGCATTCTAATCCTTGATTTGTATTTGAACAGGACTGGGTCAAACtttcaacaaataaataaacaaacatttgacAGATTCACATTTTGTATGTTTGGTTTTTACAAAAAATATAAGGAAAAAATTGCTTCTTATAAAATTCGAACATTGTTTAAACATTGTCATAGGATAAATGTTCATTTCATGATGTGTCTTCACATGTTGAGAAGTCGTTCAGGATAGGAGTTTAAATAGTCTTTCTTTTGGAAGGGTTTTGATGATTGATGATGAGGGTTTGGAAGATGGTCGATATTTACAAGTCAGGGCCCACGGGATCAGCAGGTGTTATGAACAACGGCAACACCGGGTTGGCGTAAACTCCTCATAGTTTCTTCGCTGGCGGAATAGTTCCATCTTTTATTCACACTTTTTACATTTCGGGATCCCCACGGCCTCCAATTGTCCGGTCATATTGAATCGGAACCCAGCTCAGTCTTGCGCGTCTTTCGCGTCGTTCCGTCTCCTCCCAAACACCGCAGACACGCTCCTAACGATGCCCTTGATGCCCGCAGGACCCTTCTTTAGGGCCCTGGTCTCCCGGATCAGTTCCAGCAGGCCGTGGAAGGCCAGCAGCACGCCGTGGTAGTTCTCCGCGGCGGAGATCTCGAAGAAGCCGCAGTCGGCCGTGAGGGCCAGGAGCCGGCCCTCCTCGCTGGACACCGTGCGGCGGTGCCGCAGGTCCCGCTTGTTTCCCACGATGATGATGGGGGGCGTTGCGCCGGGACCCCCCCTGGTCCGGGCCTGTCCTCTGAGACGCCGCACCTGCTGCTCCACCACGGAGAAGCTGGAGCGATCGCAGATGCTGTAGACCAGGATGAAGCCGTCCGCCCACTGGAGCTGTTTGGTGATGTTGTGATCGGCAATGCCCTCATTCTACGATAAAGAAAGATGTGGTCGGACATGTAACTAGTGACTTTGATTTGGGAACGTCTATAAGTGGTCCTTTTCGAGGCGGGATCCTCGAGACTCACCTGAGGACAGACGGAGTCCCAGATGTTGAAACAGATCTCTCGTCCATCGATCATGTCGCAGTGACTGTGTATCGACTCTGTATGAAGGATTTCACATTGAAGGTGAGTTAAGATAGTTGATTTAGAATCAGTTATGAAATAggcaatgtaggcctactgaagcGAAACGTACCGATGTCTCCATATTCTCCGATAAATCTTCTGGTTAAGAACCGCACGGTGAGCGCTGAGGATGGAATCACACATGGCTTAGTGACGATGTTCATGAGTCGTTTAAACACTTTTAGTTAATTTGGTTGAAGAAGGCATGCATGTTTTAACTTACCAGATTTCCCTACGTCTTCTGCTCCAATCAGGGCGATGTTCGCGTCGACTCTCTGAGGAGGCCCCTCCGATCTGCTCCTCGGAGAAGTCCCCTCCATAGTTCTGCTCCTCTGAAGCCCCTCCATGGCTCTACTCCTCTTGGTACCGGGACGCTGACTCTCTCTGACCACCATGTCGACCCGAATGCCTGCAACCCGGAGCAGCAGGGAGGCCTATACAAGGTGGACATGCATGGAGGGCGGACCTTCGGGAGGACAGGTGGGAGGGAGACCCACGGGGCGTCCCTCTGACGCAAACCCCGACTGACCTGCAGCCATGCCTGCAGCACGTGTCCTGGTGGATGATTGGACGGTTGGTCACATCGTAGTTATCCGAAGAGTAGTTTTCAGAACAATCCAAACGTATATCAACAGTATTTGCAATTCATATTGAAGGCGTTTTATTTGTACTTTAAAT from the Gadus morhua chromosome 22, gadMor3.0, whole genome shotgun sequence genome contains:
- the zgc:64022 gene encoding ras-related and estrogen-regulated growth inhibitor-like protein, which gives rise to MVVRESQRPGTKRSRAMEGLQRSRTMEGTSPRSRSEGPPQRVDANIALIGAEDVGKSALTVRFLTRRFIGEYGDIESIHSHCDMIDGREICFNIWDSVCPQNEGIADHNITKQLQWADGFILVYSICDRSSFSVVEQQVRRLRGQARTRGGPGATPPIIIVGNKRDLRHRRTVSSEEGRLLALTADCGFFEISAAENYHGVLLAFHGLLELIRETRALKKGPAGIKGIVRSVSAVFGRRRNDAKDAQD